The following are encoded in a window of Heliangelus exortis chromosome 9, bHelExo1.hap1, whole genome shotgun sequence genomic DNA:
- the PDCD1 gene encoding programmed cell death protein 1 isoform X1: MAPLSSQGTNWLAVAPGALKMMWGRVEVALTSLCALLLCCGPMLAGCRQVTFFPATLTLPAGGSATFFCNISTESDSSSEYSLNWYKETNHTHSQKIAEISWKTPPMMTGKYLLTNHTPAFKINILNLQQNDSGSYYCGLINFFEYNKVMESNRSHLIVTAAPEKTNATDEPDMEEGKPLDHIKTILLSILLLAGAVVLLVFGYLIVMYRRGGVKKPPSENVPVPLLSSTVSAVLAMEPADGAATSPALHWEALGPVTCENWQKRALSR; encoded by the exons ATGGCACCCCTGTCCAGTCAGGGGACCAATTGGCTTGCTGTGGCTCCAGGTGCCTTGAAGATGATGTGGGGCAGAGTGGAGGTGGCCTTGACCAGTCTCTGtgccctcctgctctgctgtggccCCATGCTCGCAGGCTGCCGCCAGG TGACCTTCTTCCCAGCTACATTAACTCTCCCTGCAGGAGGCTCAGCCACCTTCTTTTGCAATATCTCCACGGAGAGTGACTCCAGTTCAGAGTACAGCCTCAATTGGTACAAGGAGACCAACCACACCCATTCTCAAAAAATTGCTGAGATCAGCTGGAAAACCCCCCCTATGATGACTGGGAAGTATCTGCTCACCAACCACACTCCTGCTTTCAAGATCAATATCCTGAATCTTCAGCAAAATGACTCAGGCTCCTACTACTGCGGGCTGATCAACTTCTTTGAATATAATAAAGTGATGGAGAGCAACCGGTCCCACCTCATTGTCACAG CAGCACCTGAGAAGACAAATGCCACTGATGAGCCTGACATGGAGGAAGGCAAGCCCCTGGACCATATCAAAACCATACTTctgagcatcctgctgctggctggggcagTTGTGCTTCTTGTCTTTGGCTACTTGATCGTCATGTACAGGAGAGGAG GTGTGAAGAAACCACCAAGTGAAAATGTGCCAGTG cccctcctctcctccacaGTCTCTGCAGTCCTGGCCATGGAGCCAGCAGATGGAGCTGCGACATCTCCAGCGCTgcactgggaagcactgggacCAGTGACCTGCGAGAACTGGCAAAAGCGAGCCCTCTCCAGATGA
- the PDCD1 gene encoding programmed cell death protein 1 isoform X2: MAPLSSQGTNWLAVAPGALKMMWGRVEVALTSLCALLLCCGPMLAGCRQVTFFPATLTLPAGGSATFFCNISTESDSSSEYSLNWYKETNHTHSQKIAEISWKTPPMMTGKYLLTNHTPAFKINILNLQQNDSGSYYCGLINFFEYNKVMESNRSHLIVTAAPEKTNATDEPDMEEGKPLDHIKTILLSILLLAGAVVLLVFGYLIVMYRRGGVKKPPSENVPVNEDKPPVVSVSTVDYGVLEFQCNPCPHIPPEIRLADQTEYATIVFPEKKPVTPECGKKHQEERTQQLQSQPC, from the exons ATGGCACCCCTGTCCAGTCAGGGGACCAATTGGCTTGCTGTGGCTCCAGGTGCCTTGAAGATGATGTGGGGCAGAGTGGAGGTGGCCTTGACCAGTCTCTGtgccctcctgctctgctgtggccCCATGCTCGCAGGCTGCCGCCAGG TGACCTTCTTCCCAGCTACATTAACTCTCCCTGCAGGAGGCTCAGCCACCTTCTTTTGCAATATCTCCACGGAGAGTGACTCCAGTTCAGAGTACAGCCTCAATTGGTACAAGGAGACCAACCACACCCATTCTCAAAAAATTGCTGAGATCAGCTGGAAAACCCCCCCTATGATGACTGGGAAGTATCTGCTCACCAACCACACTCCTGCTTTCAAGATCAATATCCTGAATCTTCAGCAAAATGACTCAGGCTCCTACTACTGCGGGCTGATCAACTTCTTTGAATATAATAAAGTGATGGAGAGCAACCGGTCCCACCTCATTGTCACAG CAGCACCTGAGAAGACAAATGCCACTGATGAGCCTGACATGGAGGAAGGCAAGCCCCTGGACCATATCAAAACCATACTTctgagcatcctgctgctggctggggcagTTGTGCTTCTTGTCTTTGGCTACTTGATCGTCATGTACAGGAGAGGAG GTGTGAAGAAACCACCAAGTGAAAATGTGCCAGTG AATGAAGATAAGCCACCCGTTGTGTCTGTGTCCACTGTGGACTACGGTGTGCTGGAATTTCAGTGCAACCCAtgcccccacatcccccccgAGATTCGTCTGGCTGACCAGACAGAATATGCCACCATTgtctttccagagaaaaaacCTGTCACCCCGGAGTGTGGGAAGAAACACCAGGAGGAGAGGACTCAGCAGCTGCAGTCACAGCCTTGCTGA
- the PDCD1 gene encoding programmed cell death protein 1 isoform X3, giving the protein MAPLSSQGTNWLAVAPGALKMMWGRVEVALTSLCALLLCCGPMLAGCRQVTFFPATLTLPAGGSATFFCNISTESDSSSEYSLNWYKETNHTHSQKIAEISWKTPPMMTGKYLLTNHTPAFKINILNLQQNDSGSYYCGLINFFEYNKVMESNRSHLIVTGVKKPPSENVPVNEDKPPVVSVSTVDYGVLEFQCNPCPHIPPEIRLADQTEYATIVFPEKKPVTPECGKKHQEERTQQLQSQPC; this is encoded by the exons ATGGCACCCCTGTCCAGTCAGGGGACCAATTGGCTTGCTGTGGCTCCAGGTGCCTTGAAGATGATGTGGGGCAGAGTGGAGGTGGCCTTGACCAGTCTCTGtgccctcctgctctgctgtggccCCATGCTCGCAGGCTGCCGCCAGG TGACCTTCTTCCCAGCTACATTAACTCTCCCTGCAGGAGGCTCAGCCACCTTCTTTTGCAATATCTCCACGGAGAGTGACTCCAGTTCAGAGTACAGCCTCAATTGGTACAAGGAGACCAACCACACCCATTCTCAAAAAATTGCTGAGATCAGCTGGAAAACCCCCCCTATGATGACTGGGAAGTATCTGCTCACCAACCACACTCCTGCTTTCAAGATCAATATCCTGAATCTTCAGCAAAATGACTCAGGCTCCTACTACTGCGGGCTGATCAACTTCTTTGAATATAATAAAGTGATGGAGAGCAACCGGTCCCACCTCATTGTCACAG GTGTGAAGAAACCACCAAGTGAAAATGTGCCAGTG AATGAAGATAAGCCACCCGTTGTGTCTGTGTCCACTGTGGACTACGGTGTGCTGGAATTTCAGTGCAACCCAtgcccccacatcccccccgAGATTCGTCTGGCTGACCAGACAGAATATGCCACCATTgtctttccagagaaaaaacCTGTCACCCCGGAGTGTGGGAAGAAACACCAGGAGGAGAGGACTCAGCAGCTGCAGTCACAGCCTTGCTGA
- the DYNLT2B gene encoding dynein light chain Tctex-type protein 2B isoform X1 — protein sequence MGELGPEDGSGNTYSLRPGFHRRFKSSTVKECIHAILKEKLANVQYVPEEMPQLTQSLSETIKDRLKEEGFDRYKMVVQVVIGEQRGEGVKSSQVNSVGDGSTLSPFSSMAARCFWDADTDSYAHDVYMNDSLFCVVAAFGCFYY from the exons ATGGGCGAGCTGGGCCCCGAGGATGGGTCCGGGAACACCTACAGCCTGCGGCCCGGCTTCCATCGCCG ATTTAAATCATCTACAGTAAAAGAATGCATCCATGCCATACTGAAGGAGAAGCTGGCCAATGTACAGTACGTCCCAGAAGAAATGCCTCAGCTTACACAGTCATTATCAGAGACAATAAAAGACAGACTGAAAG agGAGGGTTTTGACAGGTACAAAATGGTGGTGCAGGTTGTTattggagagcagagaggagaaggagtgAA GTCCTCACAGGTGAACTCTGTGGGTGATGGCTCCACTCTGTCTCCTTTCTCTAGCATGGCTGCACGATGTTTCTGGGATGCTGACACTGACAGCTATGCTCACGATGTGTACATGAAT GACAGCCTCTTTTGTGTGGTAGCTGCATTTGGCTGCTTCTACTACTGA
- the DYNLT2B gene encoding dynein light chain Tctex-type protein 2B isoform X2 → MGELGPEDGSGNTYSLRPGFHRRFKSSTVKECIHAILKEKLANVQYVPEEMPQLTQSLSETIKDRLKEEGFDRYKMVVQVVIGEQRGEGVNMAARCFWDADTDSYAHDVYMNDSLFCVVAAFGCFYY, encoded by the exons ATGGGCGAGCTGGGCCCCGAGGATGGGTCCGGGAACACCTACAGCCTGCGGCCCGGCTTCCATCGCCG ATTTAAATCATCTACAGTAAAAGAATGCATCCATGCCATACTGAAGGAGAAGCTGGCCAATGTACAGTACGTCCCAGAAGAAATGCCTCAGCTTACACAGTCATTATCAGAGACAATAAAAGACAGACTGAAAG agGAGGGTTTTGACAGGTACAAAATGGTGGTGCAGGTTGTTattggagagcagagaggagaaggagtgAA CATGGCTGCACGATGTTTCTGGGATGCTGACACTGACAGCTATGCTCACGATGTGTACATGAAT GACAGCCTCTTTTGTGTGGTAGCTGCATTTGGCTGCTTCTACTACTGA